The DNA sequence TCGATTTGGGGCACAGTGCGATAAAAACGGTGCCCTCTTCCTTGATCGACAATTAAAAGGAAATGTTTGGGAGCAATATCAAATGTCTGGCCTCAACATGCATGCCTATGATTATAATCTTTTCTACATGAACTTGATTGACAACATCGAACAGCGTAAAAAGGCATGGTTTCTTCGCACTCAAACACAAAGTGACTAATATTTATGGCCGACGTTATTTATCCAATACCAGAGTTTAAATCTGCTGTAGGCGACTATAAGCGCATATTAGGATTGGATATTGGCAGTAAAACCATTGGCCTTGCCCTGTCTGACACCATGCAAATGGTAGCGAGCCCAATGGAAACGATCAGACGAACAAAATTTTCAAAGGATGTTGAACGACTCAGTGAAATCGTTCAACAAGAAAATGTCGGCGGTTTTATCCTAGGCTGGCCGGTCAACATGGATGGTTCAGAAGGCCCGCGCTGTCAATCAACCATGGCCTTCAGTAAAAACCTCTTTGATAAGATCCCTCTGCCCCAAGCCCTATGGGACGAACGTCTCTCAACAGCTGCTGTAGAACGTACACTTATCGAAGCAGATCGCAGCCGCGCTCGCCGTGCAGAACTTGTGGATAAGCTAGCCGCCAGTTATATTCTGCAAGGGGCGCTGCATGCCCTTTAAAAGTAAGGTTACAGGGCGCTGCCCTAAATTACTGTTTACAAAGAACAAGTTTCACCATATAAGGCCCCTTTAATGAGCAAAGACATTAAAAATTCTGAGCCGCAATCAGGCGCCTACATGCGCGCGGAAGTTCCTCCGCCCTCAGGTAGTTATTTTCCGCATTCCCATCTTTTAGGCATCTGGGATCTTGATCCGATCGAGATTAAATATCTTTTAGATCGCGCTGATGCCTACGCAGATCAAAATAGATCGTCTCAGAAAAAAACTGATAAGCTTGCTGGTCGTACCCAGATAAATCTGTTTTTTGAAAACTCAACGCGGACGCTCATGAGCTTTGAAATGGCTGGCAAACGTCTTGGCCTGGATACAATTTCTATGTCCACGAGTAACAGCAGCATCAAAAAGGGAGAAACCCTGCTTGATACTGCGGCGACATTGAATGCAATGCACCCCGATGCCCTTGTAGTGCGCCATGCAGATAGCGGCGCTGTAAGGCTTCTCTCTAGAGAAATGAATTGCCCAGTCCTCAATGCGGGCGATGGGCGTGCCGAGCATCCGACACAAGCTCTTCTGGATGCCCTGACAATCCGAAGACGCAAAGGACATATCCATGGTCTAACAGTCGCCATCTCAGGGGATGTGACCCATAGCCGCGTTGCACGGTCAAATATCTATCTTCTCAATGCGATGGGCGCAAAAGTACGTTTGGTCGCGCCGCCAACGTTAATTCCTACAGACGCAGAAAGTTTAGGCGTTGAAGTCTATCATACCATGGAGGACGGCCTAAAAGGCGCAGATGTGGTCATAATGTTACGCCTCCAACAAGAGCGTATGCAAGGCGCCTTTCTCCCAAGCCTCAGAGAATATTATAAATATTGGGGTTTGACCCGTGAAAAATTACAAGTCGCCAGTGATGATGTGCTAGTGATGCATCCGGGACCTATGAATCGGGGTGTGGAAATCGCTTCGGACATTGCTGATGATCTCGAAAAATCAGCGATCCGAGAGCAAGTGGAAATGGGTGTGGCCGTTCGTATGGCTTGTTTAGATATACTCATCTCTGGGCGTGAAGACCCCGAAGCCCACCTGTATAAGGGAGAAGGTACATGACCCTTACAGCCTATGTGAATGCTCGCCTCATCGATCCGAAATCAAAAATGGACATACCAGGAAGTCTCTTGATCAACGGGTCACTTATAGCCGCGCTTGGGGAGAATATTGATATTCCAGAAAGTGCCGAAATCATTGATTGTAAAGGTAAAGTTCTTTCGCCTGGCTTTATTGATATGCGCGCTTTTAGTGTCGATTGGGAAGCCGCAGCTGCTGGAGGAATCACAACAGTGATCTTACAGCCTGATCAAACCACACTGATCGACAATGATGCAGCTGTAGAACGGATCAGAGCGCGAGCAAAAGAAAGAGCCACGGTCAATGTCATCCCCATGGGTACTGCTACGAAAGCCATGGACGGTCAAGAGATTACAGAGATCGGGCAAATGTTAGAGAGCGGCGCTGTGGCTTTTACAGATTGTCGCAAACCTGTAGAAGATGCTCAAATTCTTAAAAGACTAATGGAATATGCGAGCTATTATGATGCACTGATTGTTCAGTTTGCAGAAGAGCAGTCCTTAAAAGCAGATGGGATCGCTCATGACGGCGGGATTGCATCGCGTCTTGGACTGACGGGTATCCCTTCAATTGCGGAACAAATACAAATTGAGCGGGATGCGCGTCTTGCGGAACATACCAATAGCCGTTTGCATGTTGCTCTTGTTTCCTCACGAGAAGGCGTTGAAGCCGTAAGAGAGGCGAAGGCGCGCGGGGTCAAGATCACATGCTCTATAGCCCCACACTATCTTCATTTGAATGAACATGCACTTGAAGGCTATCCTACTTTTGCAAAAGTCAGCCCACCATTTAGAACTGAAGAAGATCGCCTTGCACTCCTTGCTGCTCTTGCTGATGGGACTGTGGATACAATTGTCTCAGATCATGACCCAAAAAACCCCGATTTAAAGCGCCTGCCCTTTGGCCAAGCAGCAAGCGGTGTTAGCGGATATGAAACTCTGCTCCCTCTTTCGCTTAAGCCTGTCCAGGAAGGGACAATGTCGCTGTTAGACTTGATTGCTAAGCTTACAAGTGGCCCTGCATCGCTCTTAAAACTGGATTCTGGCCATCTTTCTATCGGTGCTCAAGCGGATCTGACAATTTTTGATCCAGAGCAGCCTTGGATTATCAAGCGAAACCAGCTTAAGGCGTCTGCCACCAATACACCGTTTGACACGCTGCCTGTAAACGGTAAAGTGTGGAAAACAATTGTTGCTGGACACGAGATCTACTCAGCATAAGGGAAAACTTTATGGCATTCGATTTGGTTATGGGGCTGACAGCCCTCTTTGGGTATCTCTTGGGATCGATACCTTTTGGCCTCCTTTTGACAAAGGTTGCAGGTCTAGGAGACATTCGTGCCATTGGTTCTGGTAACATTGGTGCAACTAATGTGCTGAGGACTGGAAGAAAAGACCTCGCTCTCTTAACGCTTCTACTCGATAGCGGTAAAGGCGCCATCGCTGTCCTTGTAACCTTTCTTTATATTCAGCCTGACTATGCAGCCTTAGCTGGTGCCGCTGCTTTTCTCGGCCATTGCTTCCCGCTTTATCTGAATTTCAAAGGCGGCAAAGGGGTTGCCACTTTCTTTGGAACTTTACTGGCTATTGACCCTCTCGTAGGGGGAATCGGCATCTTAACTTGGCTGATCTCAGCAGCGCTCTTTAGAATATCATCCCTTGCTGCTCTCATGGCTGCACTTGTGCCGCCTGTCTATTGTGCTGTTGTTGGGGCACAAGATATTTTGCCCTATATTATTGTTATGACAGTTCTTATTTTTCTAAGACATAGGGAAAACATCAAGCGAATTATCGGGGGCACAGAACCCAAAATCGGTAAAAAATAACATTCAAATACATCTTATAATTGACAATTACTACCCAGTAAGGAACAATTGTTTTCTTTAAAGGTACTGAGTATGTCATCAAAAAAAAACTTCTCTAACGAAGAGAAACTAGCCCGTCATCAGCTCATCAGAACACCCTCTGTAGGCCCTATTACATTTAAACACTTACTGGCAACTTATGGTACTGCTCTTCAGGCTTTGCTCCATCTCCCAGATCTTGCCGCAAAGGGAAGAAGAAAAACACCGCTTAGAGTGGCTAAGGCAGAACCAATCATAAAAGAACTCAGGGCCTTAAAGGCATTGAACGGCATGTGCCTTCACCTGGGAGAAGCATCTTACCCAAATTTGCTTAGTCATATTGATGATGCTCCACCTATTCTCTACCTACGTGGTCATCGTCATTTACTTGATGCTCCTTCTCTCGGGATTGTTGGCGCAAGAAATGCCAGTGCGACAAGTTTGAGGTTGACCCAGGCCATAGCTACTGAAATGTCCGAGGCTGGATATGTGATTACAAGTGGGATGGCCCGAGGCATTGATAGTATGGCTCACAAGGCCAGCATAAAAGGAGGTACCATTGCATGCATCGCCGGCGGGCTAGATATCATCTACCCCAAAGAAAATGCAGCTCTGTATGAAGAAATATCTAAATCGGGTCTCTTAGTGACAGAAATTCCTTTAGGCATCAGCCCTCAAGCCAGGCATTTCCCCAGAAGGAACAGAATTATCTCAGGTCTTTCTCTAGGCGTTCTTGTGATTGAAGCAGCCCAAAAATCTGGTTCATTAATTACGGCCAAATGCGCATTAGAGCAAAATCGTGAAGTATTTTCAGTCCCGGGGTCTCCTGCAGATCCAAGAGCACGCGGTACAAATCAACTCATCAAAGACGGCGCAGTTCTCGTTCAATCTTCCGTAGATATCCTTAATGAAATCAAAGGATTAAATGATTTTTCTTTACACGAATCTGAGCAAGGCATGCCCCCATTTGAAGCCCTAGAGACAGATATTTCCATCTCTGATCAGGACAGAAGAAACATCTCAGCCCTGCTCTCTCCAAGTCCTATTTCGATAGATGAGATTATTCGTATTTCAGGCTACCCAGCAAGTCTTGTTTTGGCGATCATTTTGGAATTAGAATTAGCAAATCGGGCAATCCGATATCCAGGCAATCAGGTCTCTTCCCTCGCTAACTAAGCCCCCTTCTTCATGAATTATTCTCAGTAAATTGCATAAATCCATTGATTTTAGCCTCGTTAAAGACTAGGTGAAAAAGAAGAAGGACATAATTCGTCCATATATAAAGACAGTATTTTTAGAAACGGACCGTATTTTATGAAAGTCGTTATCGTTGAATCACCTGCCAAAGCTAAAACAATTAATAAGTATCTTGGCAGTGATTATAAAGTTTTAGCATCCTATGGCCACGTGAGAGATCTACCGGCTAAAGATGGATCTGTGAAGCCTGATGAAGACTTTGAAATGGACTGGTCCGTAGACCGTGACAGCAATAAACGCATGACAGAGATTGCATCCGCTGTTAAGTCAGCTGACACTCTCTATCTTGCAACTGACCCTGACCGCGAAGGGGAAGCCATTAGTTGGCATGTGTTAGAAATCCTGCAAAAAAAGCGAGCCTTAAAAGATACTGCCATTCACCGTGTGGTGTTTAATGAGATTACAAAATCAGCCATCATTGCTGCGATTGCGTCTCCGCGTGAACTTGACACAAAAATGGTAGATGCCTATCTGGCCCGCCGCGCTCTTGATTATCTCGTGGGTTTTACCCTCTCGCCTGTTTTGTGGCGGAAGTTGCCTGGGGCTCGCTCTGCGGGACGGGTTCAGTCTGTAGCCCTGCGTCTCGTTGCCAATCGTGAAACAGAAATTGAGCGTTTTGTACCTCAAGAATATTGGTCAGTAGAAGCAAATGTAACGAACAAAGATCAGAAAGCTTTCACCACTCGCCTCGTTTCTATCAATGGCAAAAAGCTGCAAAAGATGAGCATAGAAACGGGAAAAGAAGCTCAAGACGCCGTTGCTCTTGTTAAGAAAACTCCGATTACTGTCACTGCTCTTGAGAAAAAACCGACGAAACGCCATCCGCAACCCCCCTTTACAACATCTACGTTACAGCAGGAAGCTGCTCGGAAACTAGGGTTCCCAGCAAATAAAACAATGCGTGTCGCACAAAGCCTTTATGAGGGTAAAAATATCGGCGGTGAGGTAACAGGTCTTATCACCTATATGCGTACAGACGGGGTGACAATAGCTGGCGAAGCTTTGAATGCAACACGCTATTTAATCGAAAGCAGGTATGGGGATCGGTATCTTCCTGAGAAACCAAAATTCTATAAGTCAAAAGCAAAGAATGCTCAGGAAGCACACGAGGCAATCCGCCCTACAGATCCAAGTCGCCGGCCAATAGATGTCGCCTCTGCCTTGGATCAAGACGAGAAAAAACTTTACGAGTTGATTTGGCGCAGAACTATTGCTTCTCAAATGGCCAGTGCCCAGCTTGAACGCACAACGATTACTGCCTTCAATGAAGATCAAACCGCTGAGCTAAGAGCGACAGGCAGTGTCATTACATTTGATGGGTTCCTTTCTGTCTATCAGGAAGGAAAAGATGATGAGAAAGATGAAGGCGAAGCGCGCTTACCTGCCGTAACCGAAGGGGAAGAATTATTGCTGGACCAAGTCAATCCAAAGCAACATTTCACAGACCCAGCGCCACGTTTCACTGAGGCATCCCTAGTGAAACAGCTTGAAGAGCTTGGTATCGGCCGGCCCTCAACGTATGCGTCAATTCTTACGGTGCTGCGAGAGCGCAACTATGTAAGAATGGATAAGAATAGATTTATTCCTGAAGATAAAGGTCGTCTTGTCATCGCCTTTCTTGAAGTCTTCTTTGAACGATACGTTCAATATGATTTCACTGCAAATCTTGAGAATGAGCTGGATGACATCTCTGCTGGTTCTCTAGAATGGAAGAAAGTATTGAGAACATTCTGGACAGACTTTAAACCAAAAACAGAAGAAGTTATCAGTGAAAAGACCTCTGAAATCATTGATGCTCTGGACGCTTACCTTGAGCCGATGGTTTTTGGGACAGATGTAGAAATTATTGCGGAAAAACGCAAATGCCCAAGTTGTGATGATGGACGCCTTGGTCTTAAGACAAGTCGATATGGTGCTTTTGTAGGATGCTCGAATTATCCAGAGTGTAGCTATACAAAACCATTTGGCCGGATCGATGCAGACAATGACAATGAAAATGCTGCAGATGGCCCTCAATCACTTGGGATGCACCCTGAATCCGGCGAAGAAATTTCTGTTAAAGTGGGCCGTTTCGGACCTTACCTTGAAATGGCAAGTGCTGAAAAAGGTGTTAAACCACCCCGAGCCAGCATTCCAAAAGACATGAAGCCTGAAGATGTTTCTCTTGAAATGGCTGTCCTTCTATTGAGTTTACCTCGCACAGTTGGCCTGCACCCAGAAAGTGGCAAACCAATCACGTCTGCCATAGGACGATACGGGCCTTATGTCGCTCATGAACGTACCTTTGCCAGTCTTCAATCCTCTGATGAGGTCTTCAGCGTAGGACTTAACCGTGCTGTTTCTCTCATCGCTGACGCACAGAAGAAGAAAGCGGGCGGCAAAGTCACATTAAAAGAGTTAGGAGATCATCCTAAAGAAGAAGGGCCTGTATATGTCTATGACGGGCGCTATGGTCCTTATGTTAATCATGGCAAGATCAATGCAACCTTACCAAAAGGGACAGATCCTGAATCAGTGACAATGGAGCAAGCTGTTGAATGGCTTGAAGCCAAAGCAGCAAAAGGCGGTAAAAAGAAAGCAGCCCCTAAGAAGAAAAAGGCAGCGAAGAAAAAAGCCGTAAAGAAGAAAACAACTGCGAAAAAGAAGGCGCCGACTAAAAAGAAGGCTGCGAGTTAATCAAAAGCATAGTATGATGAAAGGGCGCCGAGGAGCGTCCTTCATTTTTTCAAGGAATTATTTGTGGCAAAGTCTGATCAATATTCGTCAATTCCCGATGCAAAAGCCGTTCTAGATTATATTAAATCGCAACCTGGCAAAGTGACAAAGCGAGAAATCTCTCGTGCCTTTGGGATTAAAGGACAAGATAAAATTTTGCTAAAACGTCTGATCAGAGAAATGATTGAAGACGGCATGATTACACAAAATACCCATAAAGCTCTGGTCCCTGCAGGGCAATTACCCGCTGTGCAAGTTGCTGAATATGCAGGAACAGACAAAGACGGCGACCCTCTCTTAAAGCTCGTCAGCGAAGAAGGCGATCGACGAAGTCCTCTTATTTATCTCATTCCAGAACGTGGTAAGCAGCGCAAAGAACAAGCCATGGGTCCGGGAGATAAGGCCTTAGTGCGGCTGAACTTGGTCAGCGAAGAGCCGCTCACCTACCGAGCCAGAGTCATAAAGAAAATATCGAGCGCGCCTACAACCATGCTAGGAATCTTCAAAGGGAATGAGAAAGGCGGCCGTCTTCATCCTAGCGACAAGAAAGAACGCAACGAAGTTGTTATCCAAGCCGAGCATGTGAACAAAGCAAAAGACGGTGAACTTGTCCTGATTGAAGTCTTGCCTCGATCTCGGCGCAGCCATGGTCTAAAGCAAGGACGTGTTCGAGAAGTTATTGGCGATGTCAGTCATGCCAAATCAATCAGCCTAATTGCAATACATACTCATGAGATTCCCAATGAATTTCCACGTGAAGTTCTTAAAGAAGCAAATTCAGCTCTGCCTGTAGACTTGGGTAAACGCACAGATTTAAGAGACATTCCTCTGATTACCATCGACCCTGCGGATGCTCGGGATCACGATGATGCCATCTGGGCAGAACAAGACCCTGCTGCTGAGAACCCAGGCGGATGGCACTGTATCGTCGCTATTGCGGATGTAGCACATTATTTGAAACCGGACGGCCTGATCGATAGAGAAGCTCAAAAGAGAGGCAACAGCTGTTATTTTCCTGATCGTGTTGTCTCAATGATTCCAGAGAGTCTATCAGCTGGCTTATGCTCGCTTATGCCATATCAAGACCGAGCGACCATGGCGCTTCACATGTGGTTTGATAAAGATGGCAAAAAAATAAACCATAAATTTGTTCGCGGGCTAATGCGTTCAGCAGCTAACATCACTTATAAACAAGCTCAGGAGGCCATAGACGGCAATCCTAATGATATGACTGCTCCACTCTTAGAGAAAGTCTTAAAGCCACTCTACGGAGCTTATGCGGCCCTAACTAAAGCTCGTGAAAAGCGAGAACCTCTTCATCTAGACCTACCAGAGCGACAAATAGAGTTGGATAAGTTTGGTAATGTCGCTGGTATTACCACACGAGAAAGATTAGACGCGCACAAATTAGTTGAAGAATTTATGGTTTCTGCCAACGTGTGTGCTGCAGAGGAACTTGAAAAATATGCTCTGCCTTGCATGTACCGCGTTCACGAAGAACCGAGTATGGAAAAAATGGAAGCCCTCAGAGACTATCTAAGCTCTCTAGAATTAAACCTTACTAAAGGGGCTGTTCTTAAACCACGATTATTCAACGGTGTTATGAGGCAAGTTAAAGACACGGCTCACGAAACAATGGTAAATCAAGTCGTCCTCCGTAGTCAGACGCAAGCCTATTATAGCCCAGAAAATATGGGACATTTTGGATTGGCCCTAGAGAGATATGGTCACTTCACATCTCCGATCCGTCGCTATGCTGATCTTCTTGTACATCGGGCTCTTATCAAAGCCTTAAATCTTGGCAAAGATGGCTTGACCGATCGTGAAATGGCGCAAATGGAAGCCCTTGGGGAACATATCAGCAGCACTGAGCGACGTGCGATGACTGCAGAACGGGACAGTACCGATCGATATCTTGCTTCCTATCTGTCAAAGCAAATTGATCAAGATTTCATTGGCCGGATTAGCGGGGTCACTCGCTTTGGCCTCTTCGTAACGCTTGAACCCACGGGAGGGGATGGCCTTATTCCTATCTCAGACTTAGGCGGGGACTATTATATCCATGATGAAAAGATACATGCGCTGGTTGGCGAACGTACGGGACATCGTTTCTCATTGGGAGATAAGTTAACCGTTAAACTGACGGAGGCGAACCAGTTTACAGGAGGCCTCAGACTTGAGTTATCTGGTGATAGC is a window from the Temperatibacter marinus genome containing:
- the ruvX gene encoding Holliday junction resolvase RuvX; amino-acid sequence: MADVIYPIPEFKSAVGDYKRILGLDIGSKTIGLALSDTMQMVASPMETIRRTKFSKDVERLSEIVQQENVGGFILGWPVNMDGSEGPRCQSTMAFSKNLFDKIPLPQALWDERLSTAAVERTLIEADRSRARRAELVDKLAASYILQGALHAL
- a CDS encoding aspartate carbamoyltransferase catalytic subunit; this translates as MRAEVPPPSGSYFPHSHLLGIWDLDPIEIKYLLDRADAYADQNRSSQKKTDKLAGRTQINLFFENSTRTLMSFEMAGKRLGLDTISMSTSNSSIKKGETLLDTAATLNAMHPDALVVRHADSGAVRLLSREMNCPVLNAGDGRAEHPTQALLDALTIRRRKGHIHGLTVAISGDVTHSRVARSNIYLLNAMGAKVRLVAPPTLIPTDAESLGVEVYHTMEDGLKGADVVIMLRLQQERMQGAFLPSLREYYKYWGLTREKLQVASDDVLVMHPGPMNRGVEIASDIADDLEKSAIREQVEMGVAVRMACLDILISGREDPEAHLYKGEGT
- a CDS encoding dihydroorotase, with the protein product MTLTAYVNARLIDPKSKMDIPGSLLINGSLIAALGENIDIPESAEIIDCKGKVLSPGFIDMRAFSVDWEAAAAGGITTVILQPDQTTLIDNDAAVERIRARAKERATVNVIPMGTATKAMDGQEITEIGQMLESGAVAFTDCRKPVEDAQILKRLMEYASYYDALIVQFAEEQSLKADGIAHDGGIASRLGLTGIPSIAEQIQIERDARLAEHTNSRLHVALVSSREGVEAVREAKARGVKITCSIAPHYLHLNEHALEGYPTFAKVSPPFRTEEDRLALLAALADGTVDTIVSDHDPKNPDLKRLPFGQAASGVSGYETLLPLSLKPVQEGTMSLLDLIAKLTSGPASLLKLDSGHLSIGAQADLTIFDPEQPWIIKRNQLKASATNTPFDTLPVNGKVWKTIVAGHEIYSA
- the plsY gene encoding glycerol-3-phosphate 1-O-acyltransferase PlsY, with the protein product MAFDLVMGLTALFGYLLGSIPFGLLLTKVAGLGDIRAIGSGNIGATNVLRTGRKDLALLTLLLDSGKGAIAVLVTFLYIQPDYAALAGAAAFLGHCFPLYLNFKGGKGVATFFGTLLAIDPLVGGIGILTWLISAALFRISSLAALMAALVPPVYCAVVGAQDILPYIIVMTVLIFLRHRENIKRIIGGTEPKIGKK
- the dprA gene encoding DNA-processing protein DprA — its product is MSSKKNFSNEEKLARHQLIRTPSVGPITFKHLLATYGTALQALLHLPDLAAKGRRKTPLRVAKAEPIIKELRALKALNGMCLHLGEASYPNLLSHIDDAPPILYLRGHRHLLDAPSLGIVGARNASATSLRLTQAIATEMSEAGYVITSGMARGIDSMAHKASIKGGTIACIAGGLDIIYPKENAALYEEISKSGLLVTEIPLGISPQARHFPRRNRIISGLSLGVLVIEAAQKSGSLITAKCALEQNREVFSVPGSPADPRARGTNQLIKDGAVLVQSSVDILNEIKGLNDFSLHESEQGMPPFEALETDISISDQDRRNISALLSPSPISIDEIIRISGYPASLVLAIILELELANRAIRYPGNQVSSLAN
- the topA gene encoding type I DNA topoisomerase; this translates as MKVVIVESPAKAKTINKYLGSDYKVLASYGHVRDLPAKDGSVKPDEDFEMDWSVDRDSNKRMTEIASAVKSADTLYLATDPDREGEAISWHVLEILQKKRALKDTAIHRVVFNEITKSAIIAAIASPRELDTKMVDAYLARRALDYLVGFTLSPVLWRKLPGARSAGRVQSVALRLVANRETEIERFVPQEYWSVEANVTNKDQKAFTTRLVSINGKKLQKMSIETGKEAQDAVALVKKTPITVTALEKKPTKRHPQPPFTTSTLQQEAARKLGFPANKTMRVAQSLYEGKNIGGEVTGLITYMRTDGVTIAGEALNATRYLIESRYGDRYLPEKPKFYKSKAKNAQEAHEAIRPTDPSRRPIDVASALDQDEKKLYELIWRRTIASQMASAQLERTTITAFNEDQTAELRATGSVITFDGFLSVYQEGKDDEKDEGEARLPAVTEGEELLLDQVNPKQHFTDPAPRFTEASLVKQLEELGIGRPSTYASILTVLRERNYVRMDKNRFIPEDKGRLVIAFLEVFFERYVQYDFTANLENELDDISAGSLEWKKVLRTFWTDFKPKTEEVISEKTSEIIDALDAYLEPMVFGTDVEIIAEKRKCPSCDDGRLGLKTSRYGAFVGCSNYPECSYTKPFGRIDADNDNENAADGPQSLGMHPESGEEISVKVGRFGPYLEMASAEKGVKPPRASIPKDMKPEDVSLEMAVLLLSLPRTVGLHPESGKPITSAIGRYGPYVAHERTFASLQSSDEVFSVGLNRAVSLIADAQKKKAGGKVTLKELGDHPKEEGPVYVYDGRYGPYVNHGKINATLPKGTDPESVTMEQAVEWLEAKAAKGGKKKAAPKKKKAAKKKAVKKKTTAKKKAPTKKKAAS
- the rnr gene encoding ribonuclease R; translated protein: MAKSDQYSSIPDAKAVLDYIKSQPGKVTKREISRAFGIKGQDKILLKRLIREMIEDGMITQNTHKALVPAGQLPAVQVAEYAGTDKDGDPLLKLVSEEGDRRSPLIYLIPERGKQRKEQAMGPGDKALVRLNLVSEEPLTYRARVIKKISSAPTTMLGIFKGNEKGGRLHPSDKKERNEVVIQAEHVNKAKDGELVLIEVLPRSRRSHGLKQGRVREVIGDVSHAKSISLIAIHTHEIPNEFPREVLKEANSALPVDLGKRTDLRDIPLITIDPADARDHDDAIWAEQDPAAENPGGWHCIVAIADVAHYLKPDGLIDREAQKRGNSCYFPDRVVSMIPESLSAGLCSLMPYQDRATMALHMWFDKDGKKINHKFVRGLMRSAANITYKQAQEAIDGNPNDMTAPLLEKVLKPLYGAYAALTKAREKREPLHLDLPERQIELDKFGNVAGITTRERLDAHKLVEEFMVSANVCAAEELEKYALPCMYRVHEEPSMEKMEALRDYLSSLELNLTKGAVLKPRLFNGVMRQVKDTAHETMVNQVVLRSQTQAYYSPENMGHFGLALERYGHFTSPIRRYADLLVHRALIKALNLGKDGLTDREMAQMEALGEHISSTERRAMTAERDSTDRYLASYLSKQIDQDFIGRISGVTRFGLFVTLEPTGGDGLIPISDLGGDYYIHDEKIHALVGERTGHRFSLGDKLTVKLTEANQFTGGLRLELSGDSKPKEMSSRQRDRAKRSGRRSDMRNRSRAGKTRSFNTDNSGSRGRKKKR